A single genomic interval of Polaribacter vadi harbors:
- a CDS encoding amidohydrolase family protein: MKKILYSLLFFFLIGNVNAQQTPADKQTSAISIEGATAHLGNGEVIENSLIMFNDGKITFVGSAMLKIARQGTIINAKGKHIYPGFIAANATLGLVEIDAVKASDDEDEIGLLNPHIRSLIAYNAESKIVESMRPNGVLMAQITPRGGLVSGTSSIVQLDAWNWEDAALKVDDAIHMNWPGSFTRGRWWLGEDPALKADPKYSENVESIKSYFANAKTYLAGNIEKTHLPYKAMKGLFDGSQKLFIHVNGEKEITDAVTTAKEAGIDNIVILGGEGAESVADLLVKHNVAVVLNRPHRNPNSEDDAYDYTYTIAKKLTDKGILVSIGMEGAMERMNTRNLPFYAGTFAAHGLDKEEALKLITSNTAKILGIDDMAGTLEVGKDATLFISDGDALDMRGNILSKAYIQGRDISLETHQTELWKRYSEKYKSK, translated from the coding sequence ATGAAAAAAATATTATATAGTTTACTGTTTTTCTTTTTGATAGGAAATGTAAACGCACAACAAACACCTGCAGATAAACAAACCTCAGCAATTTCTATTGAAGGTGCAACTGCACATTTAGGAAATGGAGAAGTTATTGAAAATTCATTAATTATGTTTAATGATGGTAAAATAACTTTTGTGGGTTCTGCAATGTTGAAAATTGCAAGACAAGGAACCATCATAAATGCTAAAGGAAAGCATATTTACCCTGGTTTTATAGCTGCAAATGCAACGTTAGGTTTGGTAGAAATTGATGCTGTAAAAGCAAGTGATGATGAAGACGAAATTGGTCTTTTAAATCCTCATATTAGAAGTTTAATCGCTTATAATGCAGAAAGTAAAATTGTAGAATCTATGAGACCAAATGGTGTTTTAATGGCACAAATTACGCCTAGAGGTGGTTTGGTTTCTGGAACTTCATCTATTGTTCAATTAGATGCTTGGAACTGGGAAGATGCAGCTTTAAAAGTAGATGATGCAATTCATATGAATTGGCCAGGAAGTTTTACACGTGGTAGATGGTGGTTAGGAGAAGATCCTGCATTAAAAGCCGATCCAAAATATAGCGAAAATGTTGAGAGCATTAAATCTTATTTTGCAAATGCTAAAACTTATTTAGCAGGTAATATAGAAAAAACACATCTTCCATATAAAGCAATGAAAGGTCTTTTTGATGGTTCTCAAAAATTATTTATCCACGTTAATGGAGAAAAAGAAATTACAGATGCTGTTACAACTGCCAAAGAAGCTGGTATTGATAATATTGTAATTTTAGGTGGAGAAGGTGCAGAAAGTGTTGCAGATTTATTAGTAAAACATAATGTTGCTGTGGTTTTAAACAGACCTCATAGAAACCCAAATTCTGAAGATGATGCATACGATTATACTTATACAATTGCAAAAAAATTAACAGATAAAGGTATTTTAGTAAGTATAGGAATGGAAGGAGCAATGGAACGTATGAACACCAGAAATCTTCCTTTTTATGCTGGTACTTTTGCTGCACATGGTTTAGATAAAGAAGAAGCTTTAAAATTAATAACTTCTAATACAGCTAAAATTTTAGGAATAGATGATATGGCTGGAACGTTAGAAGTTGGTAAAGATGCTACTTTATTTATTTCTGATGGTGATGCTTTAGATATGAGAGGTAATATTTTATCGAAAGCTTATATTCAAGGTAGAGATATTAGTTTGGAAACACATCAAACAGAATTATGGAAACGTTATTCTGAAAAATATAAATCAAAATAA
- a CDS encoding amidohydrolase family protein, producing the protein MKKLFFLLFFLSLTVTQAQDYFPTDSGVKTAENATFAFTNATIYVTPTEVIKKGTLLIKDGKVVSVGKSVKIPKGTSTTDLEGKTIYPSFIDIYSDFGISKPKRSSSNSRSTQYDASREGYYWNDHIRPDTNPIESFNFDNKKAKELLEAGFGAVNTHLQDGIIRGNGLLIALNPNSSNAYRILDTKSAQYLSFNKSVQSRQAYPGSRMGAMALLRQVYNDADWYAKGNMKNKDMALEALNSNKNLIQIFETGNHLDAVRADKVGDEFSIQYTIVGSGDEYERIADIKGTNANFIIPIDFSNAYDVSNPLLAQQISLQDMRKWNQEPSNLSVLSKNGVNFALTTHKLKSVKSFHKNLQKAIKYGFDKEKALAALTTIPANIIGNSSLGNLKTGSYANFIITSGDIFDAKTTLFENWVQGNKNVVNDIDVKDISGTYMLSVNNKSYDLIISGEGAKQKASIKSGEDKIKSTFSFKDDWIAINLNEDGNYTRMTGKIINDANVMQGTAYDSEANETSWSASKKVAKEETKEEDEDEDKKEKEEDVLTVLPVSYPNIGFGNFTQPKSETILIKNVTVWTSEDAGILENTDVLLKDGKIAEIGKNLKARNAVEVDGTGKHLTAGIVDEHSHIATSAVNEGGQNSSAEVTIEDVVDPTDINIYRNISGGTTSAQILHGSANPIGGRSAILKLKWGENADNMIYNNSPKFIKFALGENVKQSRSSNGVRFPQTRMGVEQMFTDYFTRAKEYEAKKKSGKPYRKDAEMETLVEILNGERYISCHSYVQSEINMLMKVADKMGFKVNTFTHILEGYKVADKMVEHGVGGSTFSDWWGYKYEVNDAIPFNAAIMHNAGVTVAINSDDREMSRRLNQEAAKTMKYGGMSELEAWKTVTINPAKLLHIDDKVGSIKVGKDADVVLWSDYPMSIYAKVEKTIIDGKVFFDRTEDAKKREAIKQEKSILINMMLKEKMGGGKTKAPMIRKDRNFECDTLEELKN; encoded by the coding sequence ATGAAAAAACTATTTTTCCTACTCTTTTTCTTGTCGCTAACAGTTACACAGGCACAAGATTATTTTCCTACGGATTCTGGAGTAAAAACAGCAGAAAATGCAACTTTTGCATTTACAAATGCAACCATTTATGTAACACCAACAGAAGTTATTAAAAAAGGAACTTTATTAATTAAAGACGGTAAAGTTGTAAGTGTTGGTAAATCTGTAAAAATCCCTAAAGGCACAAGTACTACAGATTTAGAGGGCAAAACAATTTATCCATCTTTTATTGATATTTATAGCGATTTTGGTATTTCAAAGCCAAAAAGAAGTTCTAGCAACTCTAGATCAACTCAATATGACGCATCAAGAGAAGGCTATTATTGGAATGATCATATAAGACCAGACACAAACCCAATCGAATCTTTTAATTTTGATAATAAAAAAGCGAAAGAATTATTAGAAGCTGGTTTTGGAGCCGTAAATACGCATTTACAAGATGGTATTATTCGTGGAAATGGATTGCTGATTGCTTTAAATCCTAACTCATCAAACGCTTACAGAATTTTAGATACAAAATCTGCACAATATTTATCTTTCAATAAAAGTGTACAATCAAGACAAGCATATCCAGGTTCAAGAATGGGTGCAATGGCTTTATTACGTCAAGTTTATAATGACGCAGATTGGTATGCAAAAGGCAATATGAAAAATAAAGATATGGCTTTAGAGGCTTTAAATAGCAATAAAAATCTAATCCAAATTTTTGAAACTGGTAATCATTTAGATGCTGTAAGAGCAGATAAAGTTGGTGACGAATTTTCTATTCAATATACAATTGTTGGTTCTGGAGATGAATATGAAAGAATTGCAGATATTAAAGGAACCAATGCCAATTTTATAATTCCTATCGATTTTAGCAATGCTTACGATGTTTCAAATCCGCTTTTAGCGCAACAAATTTCGTTGCAAGATATGCGTAAATGGAATCAAGAGCCATCAAATTTGTCTGTTTTATCTAAAAACGGAGTTAATTTTGCATTAACCACACACAAATTAAAATCGGTTAAATCTTTTCATAAAAATTTACAAAAAGCCATTAAATATGGTTTTGACAAAGAAAAAGCATTAGCAGCTTTAACAACTATTCCTGCAAATATTATTGGAAATTCATCCTTAGGAAATTTAAAAACAGGAAGCTATGCAAACTTCATTATTACTTCTGGTGATATTTTTGATGCAAAAACTACACTTTTCGAAAACTGGGTTCAAGGAAATAAAAATGTTGTAAATGATATTGATGTAAAAGATATTTCAGGAACATATATGTTATCTGTAAATAATAAAAGTTATGATTTAATTATTTCTGGAGAAGGAGCTAAACAAAAAGCATCAATAAAATCAGGAGAAGATAAAATAAAATCTACTTTTTCTTTTAAAGATGATTGGATTGCTATCAACCTAAATGAAGATGGTAATTACACAAGAATGACTGGTAAAATCATAAACGACGCTAATGTAATGCAAGGAACTGCTTATGATAGTGAAGCAAATGAAACTTCTTGGTCTGCAAGTAAAAAGGTAGCAAAAGAAGAAACTAAAGAAGAGGATGAAGATGAAGACAAAAAAGAAAAAGAAGAAGATGTTCTTACAGTTTTACCTGTAAGTTATCCAAACATCGGTTTTGGAAACTTTACACAACCAAAATCTGAAACTATTTTAATCAAAAACGTTACTGTTTGGACAAGTGAAGATGCTGGAATCTTAGAAAATACAGATGTACTTTTAAAAGACGGAAAAATAGCTGAAATTGGTAAAAACTTAAAAGCGAGAAATGCTGTTGAAGTTGATGGAACAGGAAAGCATTTAACTGCTGGTATTGTAGATGAACACTCTCATATTGCAACTTCTGCTGTAAACGAAGGTGGTCAAAATTCTTCTGCAGAAGTAACTATAGAAGATGTTGTAGATCCTACAGACATCAATATTTATAGAAATATTTCTGGAGGTACAACTTCTGCTCAAATTTTACATGGTTCTGCAAATCCTATTGGGGGTCGTTCTGCAATTCTTAAATTAAAATGGGGAGAAAATGCCGATAATATGATTTATAACAATTCTCCTAAATTTATAAAATTTGCTTTGGGTGAAAATGTAAAACAATCTCGTTCTTCAAATGGAGTTCGTTTTCCACAAACAAGAATGGGTGTTGAGCAAATGTTTACCGATTATTTTACAAGAGCAAAAGAATATGAAGCTAAAAAGAAATCTGGAAAACCATACAGAAAAGATGCTGAAATGGAAACTTTGGTTGAAATTTTAAACGGAGAACGTTATATTTCTTGTCATTCTTATGTGCAATCAGAAATTAATATGTTAATGAAAGTTGCTGATAAAATGGGCTTTAAAGTAAATACATTTACTCATATTTTAGAAGGTTATAAAGTTGCTGATAAAATGGTTGAACATGGAGTTGGTGGTTCTACTTTTTCAGATTGGTGGGGTTATAAATACGAAGTGAATGACGCAATTCCTTTTAATGCAGCAATTATGCACAATGCAGGAGTTACAGTTGCTATTAATTCTGATGATAGAGAAATGTCTAGACGTTTAAATCAAGAAGCAGCAAAAACTATGAAATATGGTGGAATGTCTGAATTAGAAGCATGGAAAACAGTAACTATAAACCCAGCAAAATTATTACATATTGATGATAAAGTGGGTAGTATAAAAGTTGGTAAAGATGCTGATGTTGTTCTTTGGAGCGATTACCCAATGTCTATCTACGCAAAAGTGGAAAAAACCATAATTGATGGTAAAGTATTTTTTGATAGAACTGAAGATGCTAAAAAGCGAGAAGCAATCAAGCAAGAAAAAAGCATTTTAATCAATATGATGTTGAAAGAGAAAATGGGTGGTGGAAAAACAAAAGCTCCTATGATTAGAAAGGATAGAAATTTTGAATGTGATACTTTAGAAGAACTTAAAAACTAA
- a CDS encoding DUF3810 domain-containing protein produces MKWNKTHIFLAIFLPIQVLLLQIFAKNPAFVERFYSNGIYPTISSFFRIIFGWIPFSVGDILLAFGVFIFFRFLYRLIKTRFRNFIPKIIHLVAVLSIIYFCFYLFWGFNYYREPLAKNLHYQQQKYTTEQLTKVTKHIIEQLNFYQHKITQNDTIKVENSYQPKEMYRIAFAGYENLATDFPQLKYQHISVKSSLMSLLQSYNGTSGYLNPLTGEAHVNDKIPKTSYPTTTCHEMAHQIGFAAENEANFVGFLAANYNDDVYFKYASYRMAFGYCISEIRKRDTEKSKELWLTVNKGIIKDFNASYDFWEQYKNPFEPLVKKGYNAYLKANNQAKGVESYNYVVDLLISYFEDSNQL; encoded by the coding sequence ATGAAATGGAATAAGACTCATATTTTTTTAGCAATTTTTCTGCCAATTCAAGTTTTATTATTGCAAATTTTTGCAAAAAACCCTGCATTTGTAGAACGTTTTTACTCCAATGGAATTTATCCAACTATTTCATCTTTTTTTAGAATTATATTCGGTTGGATTCCTTTTTCTGTGGGAGATATTTTATTGGCTTTTGGTGTTTTTATTTTTTTTCGTTTTTTATATCGATTGATAAAAACGAGATTCCGAAATTTTATTCCGAAAATAATTCATTTAGTTGCTGTTTTATCCATAATTTATTTTTGCTTTTATCTTTTCTGGGGATTCAATTATTACAGAGAACCTTTGGCGAAAAACTTACACTATCAACAACAAAAATATACAACAGAACAACTTACAAAAGTTACCAAACATATTATTGAACAGCTAAATTTTTATCAACATAAAATTACACAAAACGATACTATAAAAGTTGAAAATAGTTATCAACCAAAAGAAATGTATAGGATTGCTTTTGCTGGTTACGAAAATTTAGCTACCGATTTTCCACAATTAAAATATCAACATATATCTGTAAAAAGTTCGTTAATGAGTTTATTACAAAGTTATAATGGAACTTCTGGTTATTTGAATCCTTTAACTGGTGAAGCTCATGTAAATGACAAAATTCCTAAAACGAGTTACCCAACAACAACCTGTCATGAAATGGCGCATCAAATTGGTTTTGCAGCTGAAAATGAGGCTAATTTTGTAGGTTTTTTAGCGGCCAATTATAATGACGATGTTTATTTTAAATACGCAAGTTATAGAATGGCTTTTGGATATTGTATTTCCGAAATTCGAAAACGAGATACCGAAAAATCTAAAGAACTTTGGCTAACCGTAAACAAAGGAATTATCAAAGATTTTAATGCGAGTTATGATTTTTGGGAGCAATACAAAAATCCTTTTGAACCTTTAGTTAAAAAAGGTTATAACGCTTACTTAAAAGCAAATAATCAAGCAAAAGGGGTTGAATCTTATAATTATGTAGTGGATTTGTTGATTTCCTATTTCGAGGATTCTAATCAACTTTAA
- the dnaB gene encoding replicative DNA helicase produces the protein MEKTNTVAGKKIDKARIISLEKGKIPPQAVELEEAVLGAMMIDKKGIDDVIDVLSADAFYDQKHQEIYAAIYQLFQNSEPIDILTVSNLLKKNGKLEFVGGDFALIRLTQKVASSAHIEFHARIILQKYIQRKLISISSEIIENAYDESTDVFDLLDDAEAKLFEVTQGNLKKSSEDAGSLVKQALTKIQEIGNQEGMSGLETGFTKLDALTSGWQPSDLVIIAARPGMGKTAFVISMAKNMAIDFGHGVAVFSLEMSSVQLITRMISSETGLTSEKLRKGNLEAHEWEQLNVKVKKLSDAPIFIDDTPSLSVFDLRAKARRLVSQHNVKIIVIDYLQLMTAGGKAGGNREQEISMISRNLKALAKELSVPVIALSQLSRAVETRGGSKRPLLSDLRESGAIEQDADIVSFIFRPEYYGMTEWDDDEHTPCEGQGEFIVAKHRNGGLDNIRLKFTGHLAKFSDLEEGFSSEFQSSMNADFPDDPFAGEGGIDPKDAFGDDVPF, from the coding sequence ATGGAAAAAACGAATACTGTAGCAGGCAAAAAGATAGATAAAGCAAGAATTATTAGTCTTGAAAAAGGTAAAATTCCCCCACAAGCAGTGGAGTTGGAAGAGGCTGTGCTTGGAGCCATGATGATTGATAAAAAAGGAATTGATGATGTTATTGATGTTTTAAGTGCAGATGCTTTTTACGATCAAAAACATCAAGAAATATATGCTGCAATTTATCAATTATTCCAAAATTCTGAACCTATAGATATTTTAACAGTTTCTAATTTGTTGAAAAAGAATGGAAAGTTAGAATTTGTTGGTGGCGATTTTGCCTTAATTCGTTTAACTCAAAAAGTAGCTTCTTCTGCACATATTGAGTTTCATGCTAGAATCATTTTACAAAAATATATTCAGCGTAAATTAATTTCAATATCATCAGAAATCATAGAAAATGCGTATGATGAAAGTACAGATGTTTTTGATTTATTAGATGACGCTGAAGCAAAGCTTTTTGAAGTTACACAAGGTAACTTAAAAAAGAGTTCAGAAGATGCAGGTTCTCTTGTAAAACAAGCTTTGACAAAAATTCAGGAAATTGGTAATCAAGAAGGAATGTCTGGCTTGGAAACTGGTTTTACAAAATTAGATGCGTTAACTTCTGGTTGGCAGCCTTCAGATTTAGTGATTATTGCAGCAAGACCAGGTATGGGTAAAACTGCATTTGTAATTTCGATGGCAAAAAACATGGCAATCGATTTTGGTCATGGAGTTGCAGTATTTTCTTTAGAGATGTCTTCTGTTCAGTTGATAACTCGTATGATTTCTTCAGAAACGGGTTTAACATCAGAAAAATTAAGAAAAGGTAATTTAGAGGCTCATGAATGGGAACAATTAAATGTAAAAGTTAAGAAATTATCTGATGCACCTATTTTTATTGATGATACTCCATCGCTTTCTGTATTCGATTTACGAGCAAAAGCAAGACGTTTGGTTTCGCAACATAATGTAAAAATAATTGTCATTGATTATTTGCAATTAATGACAGCTGGAGGAAAAGCAGGAGGAAATCGTGAACAAGAAATCTCGATGATTTCTAGAAACTTAAAAGCATTAGCAAAAGAATTATCTGTACCAGTAATTGCACTTTCTCAGTTATCGAGAGCTGTAGAAACACGTGGAGGTTCTAAAAGGCCTTTACTATCAGATTTACGTGAATCTGGTGCAATTGAGCAGGATGCAGATATTGTGAGTTTCATTTTTAGACCAGAATATTATGGAATGACAGAATGGGATGATGATGAACATACACCATGTGAAGGTCAAGGAGAATTTATTGTGGCAAAACACAGAAATGGTGGTTTGGATAATATTCGTTTGAAATTTACAGGACACTTAGCAAAATTTTCTGATTTAGAGGAAGGTTTTAGTTCGGAATTCCAATCTTCTATGAACGCAGATTTTCCAGATGATCCTTTTGCAGGTGAAGGAGGAATTGATCCTAAAGATGCTTTTGGAGATGATGTTCCTTTTTAG
- a CDS encoding asparagine synthetase B: protein MNHDNQRNHLKAYGIVYFGLEAGLKSKWLLNYDGGAFLIENNKAIENECKIRGVSYQIISDAKAQLILQEISAPSSNQEAVTLEKAPKIAVYSPKDKMPWDDAVTMVLTYAEIPFDVIYDKDVLADKLLIYEWLHLHHEDFTGQYGKFYGSFRTTPWYIDAKLNAEKLAKELGYNKVSEEKLAVAKKIRDYVIGGGFMFAMCSATDSFDIALAAEGVDIAEAMFDGDASEMNYQSKINFNKTFAFKDFELERNPITYEFSSIDMTRKRRIPKTSDYFSLIEFSAKWDPVPTMLTQNHTTLVKGFMGQTTSFDRNTVKTNVLVLGENRTNREARYIHGTKGKGMFTFYGGHDPEDYTHRVGDPKTELDLHKTSPGYRLILNNVLFPAAKKKKQKT from the coding sequence ATGAATCATGATAATCAAAGAAATCATTTAAAAGCGTATGGAATTGTATATTTTGGTTTAGAAGCTGGTTTAAAATCGAAATGGTTGTTGAATTATGATGGAGGTGCTTTTTTAATTGAAAATAATAAAGCCATCGAAAACGAATGTAAAATTCGCGGTGTTTCTTATCAAATTATTTCTGATGCAAAAGCACAGTTAATATTGCAGGAAATTTCTGCTCCATCCTCAAACCAGGAAGCTGTAACTTTAGAAAAAGCGCCAAAAATTGCAGTATATTCTCCAAAAGATAAAATGCCTTGGGATGATGCTGTAACTATGGTTTTAACGTATGCAGAAATTCCTTTTGATGTAATTTACGACAAAGACGTTTTAGCGGATAAACTCTTAATTTACGAATGGTTGCATTTGCATCATGAAGATTTTACAGGTCAATATGGAAAGTTTTACGGTTCATTTAGAACAACTCCTTGGTATATTGATGCAAAATTAAATGCTGAGAAATTAGCAAAAGAATTAGGGTACAATAAAGTATCCGAAGAAAAATTAGCAGTCGCAAAAAAAATTAGAGATTATGTAATTGGAGGTGGTTTTATGTTTGCTATGTGTTCTGCAACAGATAGTTTTGATATTGCTTTAGCAGCAGAAGGTGTTGATATTGCAGAAGCCATGTTTGATGGTGATGCCTCAGAAATGAATTATCAATCTAAAATAAATTTTAATAAAACATTTGCTTTTAAAGATTTTGAGTTGGAAAGAAACCCAATTACGTATGAGTTTTCTTCTATTGATATGACAAGAAAACGTAGAATTCCAAAAACCTCAGATTATTTTTCGTTGATAGAATTTTCTGCAAAATGGGATCCTGTGCCAACCATGTTAACTCAAAATCATACAACTTTGGTGAAAGGTTTTATGGGGCAAACAACTTCTTTTGATAGAAACACCGTAAAAACAAATGTGTTAGTTTTAGGTGAAAATAGAACCAATAGAGAAGCAAGATATATTCATGGAACCAAAGGAAAAGGAATGTTTACTTTTTATGGAGGTCATGATCCAGAAGATTACACACATAGAGTTGGCGATCCAAAAACGGAACTCGATTTACACAAAACTTCACCTGGCTACAGATTAATATTAAATAATGTATTGTTTCCTGCAGCTAAAAAGAAGAAACAGAAGACCTGA